Proteins co-encoded in one Sander vitreus isolate 19-12246 chromosome 9, sanVit1, whole genome shotgun sequence genomic window:
- the LOC144523292 gene encoding GRAM domain-containing protein 2B isoform X4 produces MPTVGGYMSFRSSKRFKLTSYPVESSGGGLPAKVKKSRSSSSNGSIKKVKSRKDLSMEASQLDIQQQHKTITRQVAIRSQTFDDSRGFERTEGTGTQSSFIKHNKTFHKLFPEISESEDLIHAYICALQKEVPYHGRLYITDTNACFYSSVLLKDTKLVIPVSCIHIVKKQNTALLVPNALSIRTTEGDKYLFVSLRNRESCYQLLRSVSPQLEDGSTNSSPIFSSAENSFDKSKLENSSQSSLDNSLDQFDGSASQSLQDQPLHRPHREAVPNGNVPAFRNLNMQQSDSSSFEELSVSGSGGSWVWNVTEKAKSLLVQREANTLNTLLFIYLILVVLLLLSSGYIGLRIVALEEQLTSLGALSEFTLQSGYEDT; encoded by the exons TTACCCAGTAGAGAGCAGTGGTGGCGGGCTGCCAGCCAAAGTGAAGAAAAGCAGGAGCAGCTCAAGCAATGGCAGCATCAAGAAGGTGAAGAGCAGGAAAGACCTGAGCATGGAGGCGTCCCAGCTCGACATCCAGCAACAGCACAAAACCATCACCAGACAAGTAGCCATCAG GTCGCAGACGTTTGATGACAGCAGAGGCTTCGAGAGGACGGAGGGCACTGGCACACAAAGT aGTTTCATAAAGCACAACAAGACATTCCACAAGTTGTTTCCAGAAATTTCTGAGAGTGAAGACTTGATACATG CATACATCTGTGCCCTGCAGAAGGAAGTGCCCTACCATGGTCGACTGTACATCACTGACACCAATGCCTGTTTCTACTCCTCAGTTCTGCTCAAGGACACTAAG TTAGTTATTCCCGTTTCCTGCATCCACATAGTGAAGAAGCAGAACACAGCTTTACTGGTACCCAACGCCTTGTCGATTCGCACCACAGAAGGAGACAAG TACCTGTTTGTATCGCTGCGGAACAGAGAATCATGTTATCAGCTGCTGCGTTCAGTATCTCCTCAGCTAGAG GATGGCAGCACAAACAGTAGCCCTATCTTCTCCTCGGCTGAGAACAGCTTCGATAAGAGCAAACTTGAG AACTCCAGCCAGTCCAGTCTGGACAACAGCTTGGACCAATTTGATGGCTCCGCGTCACAATCTTTACAGGACCAGCCTCTGCACAGACCACACAGAG AGGCAGTGCCTAATGGGAATGTCCCAGCTTTCAGGAACCTAAACATGCAGCAGAGTGACAGCTCATCGTTTGAGGAGCTGTCAGTATCAG GTTCAGGTGGATCGTGGGTTTGGAACGTAACAGAAAAGGCCAAATCCCTGCTGGTTCAGAGAGAGGCCAACACCCTCAACACTCTACTCTTTATTTACTTGATTTT ggtggtgctgctgctgttgtcttCTGGCTACATTGGCTTACGTATCGTGGCCCTGGAGGAACAGCTGACATCTCTAGGGGCGCTGTCTGAGTTCACTTTACAGAGCGG GTACGAAGACACATAA
- the LOC144523292 gene encoding GRAM domain-containing protein 2B isoform X2, protein MLENKRDRLKTFLRKIDEKAIVRIKHFMKESYPVESSGGGLPAKVKKSRSSSSNGSIKKVKSRKDLSMEASQLDIQQQHKTITRQVAIRSQTFDDSRGFERTEGTGTQSSFIKHNKTFHKLFPEISESEDLIHAYICALQKEVPYHGRLYITDTNACFYSSVLLKDTKLVIPVSCIHIVKKQNTALLVPNALSIRTTEGDKYLFVSLRNRESCYQLLRSVSPQLEDGSTNSSPIFSSAENSFDKSKLENSSQSSLDNSLDQFDGSASQSLQDQPLHRPHREAVPNGNVPAFRNLNMQQSDSSSFEELSVSGSGGSWVWNVTEKAKSLLVQREANTLNTLLFIYLILVVLLLLSSGYIGLRIVALEEQLTSLGALSEFTLQSGYEDT, encoded by the exons TTACCCAGTAGAGAGCAGTGGTGGCGGGCTGCCAGCCAAAGTGAAGAAAAGCAGGAGCAGCTCAAGCAATGGCAGCATCAAGAAGGTGAAGAGCAGGAAAGACCTGAGCATGGAGGCGTCCCAGCTCGACATCCAGCAACAGCACAAAACCATCACCAGACAAGTAGCCATCAG GTCGCAGACGTTTGATGACAGCAGAGGCTTCGAGAGGACGGAGGGCACTGGCACACAAAGT aGTTTCATAAAGCACAACAAGACATTCCACAAGTTGTTTCCAGAAATTTCTGAGAGTGAAGACTTGATACATG CATACATCTGTGCCCTGCAGAAGGAAGTGCCCTACCATGGTCGACTGTACATCACTGACACCAATGCCTGTTTCTACTCCTCAGTTCTGCTCAAGGACACTAAG TTAGTTATTCCCGTTTCCTGCATCCACATAGTGAAGAAGCAGAACACAGCTTTACTGGTACCCAACGCCTTGTCGATTCGCACCACAGAAGGAGACAAG TACCTGTTTGTATCGCTGCGGAACAGAGAATCATGTTATCAGCTGCTGCGTTCAGTATCTCCTCAGCTAGAG GATGGCAGCACAAACAGTAGCCCTATCTTCTCCTCGGCTGAGAACAGCTTCGATAAGAGCAAACTTGAG AACTCCAGCCAGTCCAGTCTGGACAACAGCTTGGACCAATTTGATGGCTCCGCGTCACAATCTTTACAGGACCAGCCTCTGCACAGACCACACAGAG AGGCAGTGCCTAATGGGAATGTCCCAGCTTTCAGGAACCTAAACATGCAGCAGAGTGACAGCTCATCGTTTGAGGAGCTGTCAGTATCAG GTTCAGGTGGATCGTGGGTTTGGAACGTAACAGAAAAGGCCAAATCCCTGCTGGTTCAGAGAGAGGCCAACACCCTCAACACTCTACTCTTTATTTACTTGATTTT ggtggtgctgctgctgttgtcttCTGGCTACATTGGCTTACGTATCGTGGCCCTGGAGGAACAGCTGACATCTCTAGGGGCGCTGTCTGAGTTCACTTTACAGAGCGG GTACGAAGACACATAA
- the LOC144523292 gene encoding GRAM domain-containing protein 2B isoform X3, with protein MPTVGGYMSFRSSKRFKLTSSYPVESSGGGLPAKVKKSRSSSSNGSIKKVKSRKDLSMEASQLDIQQQHKTITRQVAIRSQTFDDSRGFERTEGTGTQSSFIKHNKTFHKLFPEISESEDLIHAYICALQKEVPYHGRLYITDTNACFYSSVLLKDTKLVIPVSCIHIVKKQNTALLVPNALSIRTTEGDKYLFVSLRNRESCYQLLRSVSPQLEDGSTNSSPIFSSAENSFDKSKLENSSQSSLDNSLDQFDGSASQSLQDQPLHRPHREAVPNGNVPAFRNLNMQQSDSSSFEELSVSGSGGSWVWNVTEKAKSLLVQREANTLNTLLFIYLILVVLLLLSSGYIGLRIVALEEQLTSLGALSEFTLQSGYEDT; from the exons CAGTTACCCAGTAGAGAGCAGTGGTGGCGGGCTGCCAGCCAAAGTGAAGAAAAGCAGGAGCAGCTCAAGCAATGGCAGCATCAAGAAGGTGAAGAGCAGGAAAGACCTGAGCATGGAGGCGTCCCAGCTCGACATCCAGCAACAGCACAAAACCATCACCAGACAAGTAGCCATCAG GTCGCAGACGTTTGATGACAGCAGAGGCTTCGAGAGGACGGAGGGCACTGGCACACAAAGT aGTTTCATAAAGCACAACAAGACATTCCACAAGTTGTTTCCAGAAATTTCTGAGAGTGAAGACTTGATACATG CATACATCTGTGCCCTGCAGAAGGAAGTGCCCTACCATGGTCGACTGTACATCACTGACACCAATGCCTGTTTCTACTCCTCAGTTCTGCTCAAGGACACTAAG TTAGTTATTCCCGTTTCCTGCATCCACATAGTGAAGAAGCAGAACACAGCTTTACTGGTACCCAACGCCTTGTCGATTCGCACCACAGAAGGAGACAAG TACCTGTTTGTATCGCTGCGGAACAGAGAATCATGTTATCAGCTGCTGCGTTCAGTATCTCCTCAGCTAGAG GATGGCAGCACAAACAGTAGCCCTATCTTCTCCTCGGCTGAGAACAGCTTCGATAAGAGCAAACTTGAG AACTCCAGCCAGTCCAGTCTGGACAACAGCTTGGACCAATTTGATGGCTCCGCGTCACAATCTTTACAGGACCAGCCTCTGCACAGACCACACAGAG AGGCAGTGCCTAATGGGAATGTCCCAGCTTTCAGGAACCTAAACATGCAGCAGAGTGACAGCTCATCGTTTGAGGAGCTGTCAGTATCAG GTTCAGGTGGATCGTGGGTTTGGAACGTAACAGAAAAGGCCAAATCCCTGCTGGTTCAGAGAGAGGCCAACACCCTCAACACTCTACTCTTTATTTACTTGATTTT ggtggtgctgctgctgttgtcttCTGGCTACATTGGCTTACGTATCGTGGCCCTGGAGGAACAGCTGACATCTCTAGGGGCGCTGTCTGAGTTCACTTTACAGAGCGG GTACGAAGACACATAA
- the LOC144523292 gene encoding GRAM domain-containing protein 2B isoform X1 encodes MLENKRDRLKTFLRKIDEKAIVRIKHFMKESSYPVESSGGGLPAKVKKSRSSSSNGSIKKVKSRKDLSMEASQLDIQQQHKTITRQVAIRSQTFDDSRGFERTEGTGTQSSFIKHNKTFHKLFPEISESEDLIHAYICALQKEVPYHGRLYITDTNACFYSSVLLKDTKLVIPVSCIHIVKKQNTALLVPNALSIRTTEGDKYLFVSLRNRESCYQLLRSVSPQLEDGSTNSSPIFSSAENSFDKSKLENSSQSSLDNSLDQFDGSASQSLQDQPLHRPHREAVPNGNVPAFRNLNMQQSDSSSFEELSVSGSGGSWVWNVTEKAKSLLVQREANTLNTLLFIYLILVVLLLLSSGYIGLRIVALEEQLTSLGALSEFTLQSGYEDT; translated from the exons CAGTTACCCAGTAGAGAGCAGTGGTGGCGGGCTGCCAGCCAAAGTGAAGAAAAGCAGGAGCAGCTCAAGCAATGGCAGCATCAAGAAGGTGAAGAGCAGGAAAGACCTGAGCATGGAGGCGTCCCAGCTCGACATCCAGCAACAGCACAAAACCATCACCAGACAAGTAGCCATCAG GTCGCAGACGTTTGATGACAGCAGAGGCTTCGAGAGGACGGAGGGCACTGGCACACAAAGT aGTTTCATAAAGCACAACAAGACATTCCACAAGTTGTTTCCAGAAATTTCTGAGAGTGAAGACTTGATACATG CATACATCTGTGCCCTGCAGAAGGAAGTGCCCTACCATGGTCGACTGTACATCACTGACACCAATGCCTGTTTCTACTCCTCAGTTCTGCTCAAGGACACTAAG TTAGTTATTCCCGTTTCCTGCATCCACATAGTGAAGAAGCAGAACACAGCTTTACTGGTACCCAACGCCTTGTCGATTCGCACCACAGAAGGAGACAAG TACCTGTTTGTATCGCTGCGGAACAGAGAATCATGTTATCAGCTGCTGCGTTCAGTATCTCCTCAGCTAGAG GATGGCAGCACAAACAGTAGCCCTATCTTCTCCTCGGCTGAGAACAGCTTCGATAAGAGCAAACTTGAG AACTCCAGCCAGTCCAGTCTGGACAACAGCTTGGACCAATTTGATGGCTCCGCGTCACAATCTTTACAGGACCAGCCTCTGCACAGACCACACAGAG AGGCAGTGCCTAATGGGAATGTCCCAGCTTTCAGGAACCTAAACATGCAGCAGAGTGACAGCTCATCGTTTGAGGAGCTGTCAGTATCAG GTTCAGGTGGATCGTGGGTTTGGAACGTAACAGAAAAGGCCAAATCCCTGCTGGTTCAGAGAGAGGCCAACACCCTCAACACTCTACTCTTTATTTACTTGATTTT ggtggtgctgctgctgttgtcttCTGGCTACATTGGCTTACGTATCGTGGCCCTGGAGGAACAGCTGACATCTCTAGGGGCGCTGTCTGAGTTCACTTTACAGAGCGG GTACGAAGACACATAA